AAACATTTTACCTGAAAAAAACATAGTGAACATGGTTGCAGCGGCCAATCGGCTGCAGTTGGTACTCCACACCATCCTGGTGAAATTTTGAGGCTCTTTGCATAAGTTATGAAGCTTACAGGCACCGGTTACCTCAAAATTGAGAGGATTTAGACCTGCTGCACACAACGTCCATATCGGTGCACCACTGCCACCGCAGAATTTCGACCAAACATCCTGATGAGGATCCAAAAACACGTACAATCCACCCACCTCATCAATGATTTTAAGCAATTCAACAACATAATGAACGTAGTCAAGATCGTATATCTCCGGGCCTTCATGCTCAATTGCCTCCCAAGTAAACACAAATCGAATTGTGTTGTAGCCACACATTTTGATCCGAGTAAGATGCTCATAGGCCTCATCCAAGGGAAATGGCCGATTCACAAACGACACAGTGTCAGCTTCGCTGTAAAACCCGCACTTCTTAGGCCTCATATAGGTGGTCTGATAAGGAGCATAAGGCAATTTAGATGAGGAGGCAAAGTTTATTCCATGAAGAGTCACTCGACGTCCAGTACTAGGCTGAACGAAGTTCCCGTACTTATCAGTATCGAGTCTTTCTGTGCGTAAAAGACTTCGTAGCTTACCGACACTGGGCCTTTCATGATGTAGGTTAGCCATCAAAtggaaacaaaaaaaacAATTCTGTGGTGATGTTTTAAAGAAACAGACGAATGATAATCGAACAATCGGTCAAATCCCAATATCATCTCGTTGCGATActctttgtcttcttctatctgAATCCGCGCCTTGAGATAAGATAAAGAACGAGAGACTCCCGCGAATCCTAAGCAGAACAACCATCGCCGGGCCGATCGCCGGGGAGGCCGATCGTCTCGCATATATTCAACTTAAGCTAACCATGCTTCAGTTCTTGCTGGACTCTCTCTTCAATGTTTGTTGTGATGATACTCTCTTATTATCTCCTGAGTATTGCTGTTgcgtttcttcttccaccgTTGTCTCAATGCTCCAACTCGGCTTCTAATACCACGGAAATCTCGTCTACCATatttccagaagaagaagaaccttcCAACCTATGTACAGATATTGGAACAATTCCTGTGGAAGATCAATGTGTCTTTGCCATTGACCATTGTTTTCGTTATAAGCTTGGTGTCGTGGACCACTTCAGATTGTACTATTGTGTCAGTCAAACGAAAATCGTGAGGACATTTGTGATCTTACCACTCACTCTACTACTTCTTGTTGTATTGTTCATTTCGTTGGGTATTGCAGCAGGTGACTTTCTATGTCCCAACTTGAGTGCCATATCGAGCTTTCTTAGAATTCCTGATAACATATCAGGAATGACCTTATTGGCTTTAGGTAACGATTCTCCAGATATAATGAGCACTTACAGTTCTTTTAAGACAGATGCTGCCTCTTTGGCAGTTGGTGAACTAGTTGGTGCCGCTTTTTTCGTTACTTGCTTCGTTGTTGGAATTATGTCTATTATTCATCCTTTCACATTAATTCCAGAAAATGGTGATGCAGACGATTCGGAAGCTGATTATGACGATATGTATCACTTTGTTGTGACCAATGCTAAAATGGTGTATTTTAGAGACATAATATTCTTCATGTTCACCGTATTGCTTGTTTTAGCATTTCTTAGCAGGGGAGTGTTAACTACTCCTATGCTAATGATACTTGTCTTTTTACACATTGTATACACAGTGATGATTATATCATGGCAGTTCGTATCGtctaaaaagaaaaaaagcattGAAACAACAATTCGAATCAGAAATATGTATGATGATGACACTCCACTTCGCTTTAgtggtgaagaaggtgtAGAATTGGACAATGAATATACATTCAACCCTGCCATTCTCAATAATTTTGAATTCTATTCAATATTGAACAACCTCACCAAGAACAGTGCCGTAAAATTCAAACTTTCCAATATTCCTAGATATTCGGACTCTCCTGGAGACTATGAAACTCGTTCAGTTAATGCCGCCATTGATTTAGGTACTGCAGCTAACGATGAATCGTCTTCAGAGACTTCATCCAGACAAGATCATGTGCAACAGCAAAATGATCaaaatgatgaatttgaagatggcTTTCTGAAAAGAACGCTCAACTTGATTACAAAACCAATTCTGTTACTCATGACGTATACCGTTCCTAGAATGACCATCGATCATTACAATATCGAGTACAAATTCACATTTAAAGAGCTAGTCAGccttatttcttctcttttacTCTGGCAATTcatatttatttattccTTCCTTTCAAACTGCACCATCTTGGCTAGGgttattttcttcctattTTCTCTCACTCTATCTTTTCTAACCTACCAGAATATGATTGTCTCTGGTCACCAATCAAACCTACTTAAGCTAGCTATTTCTGTTCTAGGATTTATTACAGCCATTTCATGGATTGGTATAATAGCAGACGAACTTATCAGCGATTTGAAGTTCATTTCTGTGGTGATGCATCTTTCTGAAGCAATCCTAGGATTGACGATATTTGCAATTGGCAATTCCGTGGGTGACTTAATCAGCGATATAGTGATTGCCAAATTAGGTTTTCCATTAATGGCTTTGGCAGCTTGCCTTGGTGGTCCATTAATGAATATGCTATTGGGTATTGGTATGAGTGGTTTACTTGCGGGCAGTAATATTCAACTCTCTTTAAGTGTGAACTTATACTTGAGttgtttctttgttttGATCAATCTAGTATTCATGATGGTCTATATTCCTTTCAACAACTGGAAATTTGATCGCTTTACTGGCTTTATCATGATTTCAACCTGGTGTACAGGAACATTAATTAATATTCTTATAGAGATCTTTTCTAAATAATGATGTCCTATCGACTTTCCTGATTCGGTAACTTAACTTTTAGTTGAGATCTTGGAGTCGCGCTTTTtccaacaagaagaaataaataGAGATAAATAGGAAACATAAATAACGGAGAATCCGCCTTCTGctttttttcatttgatTTGTTATCTCTTTGTAACTTTTGGCATAGGCAATTCACGCAACAAGGCCTGGTGCTATGGGAACGAGGTACAGACGTAACAGGGTTCAACCGAAGTCTATTGATGATCTCGGATCCGGTGCCGGTATTCATCCCACCtttaagaaaagaacagtCCTTGCTGATACTACCAATATACTGAAAAGGCCATTTATTGTTCCTTTCAAAAATCGTTCGAGGGTCACAAGAGTTTGTCATGGTAGGCAAAACGTTAGAAAAGCACGTCTAAAGGCCCCTAAATCATATGCTGAAGATGGTGGAGAAGAACTAATTATAAGCGATCCTGGATTCGATGCCTATGGCAATGGAACTgtagagaaaagaaaacatGCTCTATTACCCCGAAATTTCATTGGTACGATGGAGCAGTCAAAACTGAAATTGACAAAGAGATTTGCGTTTCCCTTTAAAACGGGGAGGGAGAACGAAATGAGATACAGATACAACAGACCACCTCCTCCACTAGGaaatagaaagaaggtgTTTTTCCCTCCAAAGCCGTTGCACGATCCCATGGCAGAGTATGCAATCGTTTTATATGATCCTACAGTTGACATAATTCAAGGAAGGAAGGATGATCAGGAAGAGAACGCGTTACCTACACCGGATCCTGCAGTGGAGGAAAGACCGGCCAGCTCAGGGAAGTACAAGAAAAGACCTCAAAAGACCATAAACGAGATGTTGGGAATTATTCCCGATTCAGATCCTACAAAGAACTTCCCTAATGTACCTGTGGTTATTGATCCTAAAGTTGCCAAGGTTTTGAGGCCCCATCAAATCTCTGGTGTCAAGTTTCTTTATCGATGCACTGCTGGTTTAGTGGATCCAAAGGCTAAGGGCTGTATCATGGCCGACGAAATGGGTCTTGGAAAGACTTTACAATGCATCGCGCTCATGTGGACGTTACTAAGACAAGGTCCTCGTGGTCGTAAAACCATCAGTAAATCTGTCATTGCGTGCCCCTCCTCCTTGGTGACGAATTGGGCCAATGAAATTGATAAGTGGCTCGGTAAGGGAACTTTGAACTACTTAGCCATGGACGGTAAAGGTTCCAAGGGTAGCAGCGTTGGCGAAGTGCTACAAACTTGGGCTGATGCGATGGGCCGTGCTGTTGTTAGGCCTGTTCTTATCATCAGCTATGAAACCTTGAGAAGGAACGTTTCTCGTCTAGCAGATTGTGAAATCGGTCTTATTCTCGCTGACGAGGGACATAGGCTTAAGAATGGAGACTCTTTGACCTTCAATGCACTTAACTCTCTCAACTGTGAGCGTCGTGTCATTCTATCTGGTACTCCTATTCAAAACGACTTATCCGAATACTTTTCTCTACTATCATTTGCCAATCCAGGATTATTAGGATCCAGAAACCAGTTCCGGAAAAGTTACGAGCTTGATATTTTGAGAGGTAGAGATTCCTTTTCTACCGATAAGGAACGTGCTAAAGGTGATGACAAATTACAGAAGCTTACTGATGTTGTTTCAAGATTTATTATTAGAAGAACAAATGATATTCTCTCGAAGTACTTACCCGTGAAGTATGAGTATGTTATTTTCTGCAACCTGTCCGATTTCCAGAAAAAGTTGTATAACCATTTCATCACTTCACCAGAGATTagaaagttgatgaagGGATTGCATTCACAGCCTTTGAAGGCTATTGGCCTCCTCAAAAAGCTCTGTAATCACCCCAATTTGCTAAAGCTCCCAGAGGATATTGAAGGCTGTGAGGGTTTGATTCCGGAGGATTATGAGGAACCAAATACATATGGAAGAAATGTAGAAATACAAACTTGGCACAGCGGAAAATTTGCAATGCTGGAACGGTTCCTTTACAAGATCAACAGAGAAACCGATGATAAGATTGTGGTAATCTCCAATTATACACAAACTTTGGATTTGGTGGAAAAATTATGTCGCCAACATCGGTTTGGTTCGTTGAGACTTGACGGAACTATGAATATCAACAAACGTCAAAAGTTTGTAGATCGTTTCAATGATCCAGAAGGGAGAGAAtttgtttttctcttgaGTTCCAAAGCTGGTGGTTGTGGCATTAACTTGATTGGTGCCAACCGTCTTGTTTTAATGGATCCAGATTGGAATCCAGCCTCGGATCAACAGGCTTTGGCCAGGATTTGGAGAGATGGCCAGAAAAAGCATTGCTTCATATATAGATTCATATCCACTGGTACCatagaagagaagatttATCAAAGACAATCTGCCAAGATGCAGTTGTCGTCGTGCGTGGTGGATTCGAACGACGATGTGGAGAGGTTGTTTTCCAGAGAcgctttgaagaagttgtttcAGTACAACAGAGATACCACATGTGAGACTCACGAGACTTTTAAGTGTAAGAGATGCGATCCTGCAACATTCaaacagaagatcaagCCTTCTGCTATGCTTTACGGTGATGCTACCACTTGGAATCACATTAGTCATGACTGTTTGGCGGAAAACGAGGATTTCCTCATTCAGAACGAATCCCAATACGACACGATCAGTTACGCATTCCAGTATGTGTCCCACTAGAGATATATCATATATACAG
The sequence above is a segment of the Brettanomyces nanus chromosome 4, complete sequence genome. Coding sequences within it:
- a CDS encoding uncharacterized protein (BUSCO:EOG09340DY1) translates to MFVVMILSYYLLSIAVAFLLPPLSQCSNSASNTTEISSTIFPEEEEPSNLCTDIGTIPVEDQCVFAIDHCFRYKLGVVDHFRLYYCVSQTKIVRTFVILPLTLLLLVVLFISLGIAAGDFLCPNLSAISSFLRIPDNISGMTLLALGNDSPDIMSTYSSFKTDAASLAVGELVGAAFFVTCFVVGIMSIIHPFTLIPENGDADDSEADYDDMYHFVVTNAKMVYFRDIIFFMFTVLLVLAFLSRGVLTTPMLMILVFLHIVYTVMIISWQFVSSKKKKSIETTIRIRNMYDDDTPLRFSGEEGVELDNEYTFNPAILNNFEFYSILNNLTKNSAVKFKLSNIPRYSDSPGDYETRSVNAAIDLGTAANDESSSETSSRQDHVQQQNDQNDEFEDGFLKRTLNLITKPILLLMTYTVPRMTIDHYNIEYKFTFKELNMIVSGHQSNLLKLAISVLGFITAISWIGIIADELISDLKFISVVMHLSEAILGLTIFAIGNSVGDLISDIVIAKLGFPLMALAACLGGPLMNMLLGIGMSGLLAGSNIQLSLSVNLYLSCFFVLINLVFMMAIHATRPGAMGTRYRRNRVQPKSIDDLGSGAGIHPTFKKRTVLADTTNILKRPFIVPFKNRSRVTRVCHGRQNVRKARLKAPKSYAEDGGEELIISDPGFDAYGNGTVEKRKHALLPRNFIGTMEQSKLKLTKRFAFPFKTGRENEMRYRYNRPPPPLGNRKKVFFPPKPLHDPMAEYAIVLYDPTVDIIQGRKDDQEENALPTPDPAVEERPASSGKYKKRPQKTINEMLGIIPDSDPTKNFPNVPVVIDPKVAKVLRPHQISGVKFLYRCTAGLVDPKAKGCIMADEMGLGKTLQCIALMWTLLRQGPRGRKTISKSVIACPSSLVTNWANEIDKWLGKGTLNYLAMDGKGSKGSSVGEVLQTWADAMGRAVVRPVLIISYETLRRNVSRLADCEIGLILADEGHRLKNGDSLTFNALNSLNCERRVILSGTPIQNDLSEYFSLLSFANPGLLGSRNQFRKSYELDILRGRDSFSTDKERAKGDDKLQKLTDVVSRFIIRRTNDILSKYLPVKYEYVIFCNLSDFQKKLYNHFITSPEIRKLMKGLHSQPLKAIGLLKKLCNHPNLLKLPEDIEGCEGLIPEDYEEPNTYGRNVEIQTWHSGKFAMLERFLYKINRETDDKIVVISNYTQTLDLVEKLCRQHRFGSLRLDGTMNINKRQKFVDRFNDPEGREFVFLLSSKAGGCGINLIGANRLVLMDPDWNPASDQQALARIWRDGQKKHCFIYRFISTGTIEEKIYQRQSAKMQLSSCVVDSNDDVERLFSRDALKKLFQYNRDTTCETHETFKCKRCDPATFKQKIKPSAMLYGDATTWNHISHDCLAENEDFLIQNESQYDTISYAFQYVSH